A genome region from Triticum aestivum cultivar Chinese Spring chromosome 2B, IWGSC CS RefSeq v2.1, whole genome shotgun sequence includes the following:
- the LOC123039819 gene encoding acyl transferase 15-like encodes MSFAVSKCPPLMVRPSMEQTTGKTQVVQLSSWDRSYVGFQVATLLIFDGPFHQPVEAIKKGLSRTLVHYQTVAGRLAAADDDDDDSVLHVECTGEGVPFVAASAGCALQDHGLLDAPVSTSLLDGLALSYPAGAEGCRLTDPLLLMQVTEFTCGGFTVGVTWNHTLADGDGMAQFLQAVGELARAEADDVLVPSVAPLRDGRAVSLPLLSPPVVAAKQWLMLDRGGMGLVYLDITVPVKLINRIKFEYKAAHADDGGYCTTFEAAVAVLWRCRTRAIIGDDPDYDMSTPAPLAFFVNVRKHVGAAAGYYGNCAVAQLALATTWEVAGAGDGGMNDVVDLIKRAKDRVTELLRNMGGGGGAVPEMGEEEMAAAFGYNALMVTSWRNIGFDRADFGGGAPARVVGRWQQSTVPGCMAFLSCRATAADGERLLTQCVTEEHAAALLAELDQLASALSMQLMN; translated from the coding sequence ATGAGCTTCGCGGTGAGCAAGTGCCCGCCGTTGATGGTCCGACCGTCCATGGAGCAGACGACGGGGAAGACCCAAGTGGTGCAGCTCTCCTCTTGGGACAGGAGCTACGTGGGCTTCCAGGTCGCGACGCTCCTCATCTTCGACGGCCCTTTCCACCAGCCCGTGGAGGCCATCAAGAAGGGCCTCTCCCGGACGCTCGTCCACTACCAGACAGTCGCGGGCCGCCTTGCAGCggccgatgacgacgacgacgacagcgTTCTCCACGTCGAGTGCACAGGCGAGGGTGTGCCCTTCGTGGCCGCGTCGGCGGGTTGTGCCCTGCAGGACCACGGCCTCCTCGACGCGCCCGTCTCCACGAGCCTCCTTGACGGGCTCGCCTTGTCCTACCCGGCGGGGGCGGAGGGCTGCCGGCTAACCGACCCGCTGCTGCTCATGCAGGTCACCGAGTTCACCTGCGGCGGGTTCACCGTCGGGGTCACGTGGAACCATACCCTAGCTGATGGCGACGGCATGGCGCAGTTCCTGCAGGCCGTCGGTGAGCTCGCCCGCGCTGAAGCCGATGATGTCTTGGTGCCGTCCGTTGCACCGTTGAGGGACGGCCGCGCGGTGTCCCTGCCGCTGCTCTCGCCGCCGGTGGTCGCCGCAAAGCAGTGGCTAATGCTGGACCGCGGCGGCATGGGCCTCGTCTACCTAGACATCACCGTCCCGGTCAAGCTCATCAACCGCATCAAGTTCGAGTACAAGGCCGCCCACGCCGATGACGGCGGGTACTGCACGACGTTTGAGGCGGCGGTGGCCGTGCTCTGGCGGTGCCGCACCCGCGCCATCATCGGCGACGACCCGGACTACGACATGtccacgccggcgccgctggccttCTTCGTGAACGTGCGCAAGCACGTTGGCGCGGCGGCAGGGTACTACGGAAACTGCGCGGTGGCGCAGCTGGCCTTGGCGACGACCTGGGAGGTGGCCGGCGCCGGGGATGGCGGCATGAACGATGTGGTGGATCTGATCAAGCGCGCCAAGGACCGGGTCACGGAGCTGCTGCGGAacatggggggcggcggcggtgccgtGCCGGAGATGGGAGAGGAGGAGATGGCTGCGGCCTTCGGGTACAACGCGCTGATGGTGACCAGCTGGCGGAACATTGGCTTCGACCGCGCAGACTTCGGCGGCGGCGCGCCGGCGagggtggtggggcggtggcagcAGTCGACGGTGCCGGGCTGCATGGCGTTCCTCTCCTGCAGggccacggcggccgacggcgAGCGGCTGCTGACGCAGTGCGTCACGGAGGAGCACGCCGCGGCGTTGCTCGCGGAGCTGGACCAGCTCGCCTCAGCCCTCAGTATGCAACTGATGAACTGA